The region TCCTCATGAAAATACTCAAACATTCAAATCAAATGTTTTAGAACTTTTAAAAGGAGCTATAATAAATGGTTATGATGAAAAACAGACTTCACAGTTACTGCAACATTATGGTATAAAATTATCCAGTTACGAACGACAAATTAATCTTGGAGATTTAGATGCCCAATACATGTTACTTGTTGAAACCCCACAGGACAAAGTTAATTTCCTATTGGATAATATGGACCAAATTATACTAACTATCCCAACAACAAATGCACCAGATTGGATGGTTAATGAAATAACTTCAACATATAAAAAATAATAAAAACTATTTTAAATTAAAAAACAAAACTTGATAATATGAATAAACCAAAAATTACAACCTTAATCATAATAATATGTATAATTATATTAGGGTTATATGCAGCAGGAGAAATCAATTACTTCTCATCAAAAATAGCTATTGAGAAAAATATTGAATCTCCTGTTGTAAATATACCAACTATTGGAGTTGAAGAAAAAATAAACAATGTTTCTCTTTCACAAGGAGTTCTGCATGATACCAATTCATTTACTCCAACACATGGAGATGTTATGTTATCAGGACATAGAACTCTTCAAGGATCTCCTTTTTTAAGACTTAATGAACTAAATAACGGAGATACAATTAGTTTAGAATGGCCCGGAATTGGGGAAGTGAATTATACCATTATAAACAAAACAATAGTTGAACCAACTACTCACATCAATATTGACCTCAATGGAAATCATATATACTTAATTACTTGTGACCCTATCGGTTCTACAGCACACAGGTTAATAATTGAAGGAGAAGAAAGTGGAGTTGGTCCTTTAAATGATAAAATAATTCAAAATAATCCACATGAATCTTATGGATTAATAATAGCTACTGGATTCTTAATTTTAGGATTAATATTTAGTTATTTTTATTCTAAAGATGATAAAATATATGTATTAAGTGTTGTACTAATTATATCCATAATATTATTCTATTTCTATTTATTCCCAATAGATTCAAATATAATTTATGAGAAAATATTATGGTTAAATGGAGGAATGTAATAAATGAATATAGATGAAAAATACTTTTCAAATATAACTTCAAGAGAAAGAGCAATATTTGAAGGTGCAATCAGTATGGGAGCATTATTCCACCAATTTGTTGGAACTCCTGTAAATAAAAATTCTAAAAAAAGTTTGGAAACAAGCATGGAAGAATCTTTAAAATTACAACCAGCTATTGAAGATGTTAATGTTAAAATCAGATTTGACAAATTAGAAGAATCTATGAGTGAGTTTGATTACACTTCTTTAACTGGAGATATGCTTGATGTTAAAATTCATACCAAAGTAGATAATGTAACTGCAATAATTAGGATAGAATTTATTGAAGAATTAAATTATCCTTTAATGTATGTAAAAGACATCAATTAAATTTAAAAGGGTGTATAACACACCCCTAAACTATTTAATTAACTAACTCAAAATTAACCAGTTCATTACCCTCTAAATTCACACTGTTCATGTCAACAGATGTTTGAGGTCCATCATAGGTTTTATAATATAAAATCCCTTTATCTGTATTATAACAGTCAGAATAAATAGTATATTCAAATTTACCATTTTCTACCAAAGTACAACCTTTTTGTTGTTCTACAGATGCTAAAATATGGAAAAATTGAGATACACTTTCTTTTTCAGAATCTCCAGAAATAGAATTTTCTTTAACAAAAGCTACTTTTACAAAACGAGACTGTGAAGAAACATCTCCTGGAAGACCAATTGAACCCATACCCCTACTATAAACAGTTAAATTCAAATTACCTCCAAATGTATTCTCAGGTGTTTTATTTGATAATGCTCTATAATTATTTAAATTAAAAAGTTGTTTATCAAATGGAGGATTATTAGTTAAAATACCTACAGGATTATCATAAATTTTCAATCCTTCAGATAATGATTCTACAACAATTGAAGCATTTTTATCAGAAATAATCCAATGTAATGGAGAGGGTGGTAATTGAGTGGAAAATTTTTCATTAGAAATATTTAAGTTAGCCAATAATGATTTAGCATCATCAATTGTCTTTGCTTGTGACAATATATATGGAATAATTTCAAAAGAAGCTATGTTAATCTTAGATTCATCTAACTGTTTATAATCACAGTAATCTGGAAAGTTAAGTCCACCCATAGCTAATCCTTTTTCATTACATGCATCATAATATAATGGATATTCATTAACACCAGCAGCTATCCCAATCATTCCGTAATGAGTTTCCATATCTTCAATTTCTCGAAATTTCAAAGGATAATTTCTTGGAGTTATAGTAACTCTTTCATTATATGAAATTTCATAATCAAAATTACGGCCAAAATAATGGCACTTTGTTAAATAATTTGCAGCAGTACACATAATTATCAACTCCGTTGTTAGAGTAATTATGTATAAGATATATTTATACTTAATTAAAAGTCAAAAAAAATAAAATTAATAAATATCAGTTAAATCAAATAATAACTCTTTTAAATGATCTTTAGTAATATGGTTCATTAAAACAACCCTAATAGCTACAGGACATTTAGCTACTGAAACTCTCCACCCTAATTTTTCTAATTTATCAGCTAATTCATGAGTTTCCATATTAGGATGATTAAAAGCT is a window of uncultured Methanobrevibacter sp. DNA encoding:
- a CDS encoding dihydroneopterin aldolase family protein is translated as MNIDEKYFSNITSRERAIFEGAISMGALFHQFVGTPVNKNSKKSLETSMEESLKLQPAIEDVNVKIRFDKLEESMSEFDYTSLTGDMLDVKIHTKVDNVTAIIRIEFIEELNYPLMYVKDIN
- the bsh gene encoding choloylglycine hydrolase, whose amino-acid sequence is MCTAANYLTKCHYFGRNFDYEISYNERVTITPRNYPLKFREIEDMETHYGMIGIAAGVNEYPLYYDACNEKGLAMGGLNFPDYCDYKQLDESKINIASFEIIPYILSQAKTIDDAKSLLANLNISNEKFSTQLPPSPLHWIISDKNASIVVESLSEGLKIYDNPVGILTNNPPFDKQLFNLNNYRALSNKTPENTFGGNLNLTVYSRGMGSIGLPGDVSSQSRFVKVAFVKENSISGDSEKESVSQFFHILASVEQQKGCTLVENGKFEYTIYSDCYNTDKGILYYKTYDGPQTSVDMNSVNLEGNELVNFELVN
- a CDS encoding class E sortase; the protein is MNKPKITTLIIIICIIILGLYAAGEINYFSSKIAIEKNIESPVVNIPTIGVEEKINNVSLSQGVLHDTNSFTPTHGDVMLSGHRTLQGSPFLRLNELNNGDTISLEWPGIGEVNYTIINKTIVEPTTHINIDLNGNHIYLITCDPIGSTAHRLIIEGEESGVGPLNDKIIQNNPHESYGLIIATGFLILGLIFSYFYSKDDKIYVLSVVLIISIILFYFYLFPIDSNIIYEKILWLNGGM